A stretch of Fundicoccus culcitae DNA encodes these proteins:
- a CDS encoding extracellular solute-binding protein, whose protein sequence is MNFKKSLKMITVAGLALSSIALPGFTSVVNAQETKNVVVYSNSLSDNREEWITERAEAAGFTLEFVSGGGGEILNRLLAEKNAPQADVTFGMDEASFAQLSDEQMLIEFIPTWVENIPEEANIGNGLYHPLVEQRIFMIYNPEYLTEDQVPSNWQDLAANPDLAGKYMVPNELGGGTNQKAVMSVLLQYQDANGEYGISDEGWTQVSDYLNNGYMTPEGEDAWQNFADGKTVITYTSTSTLPLMEEQYGFNGVIVNPEQGVITMREQIGILDKGADHDYTAAQEFVEWFGSDEVQAEWAPEFGSHPVNTVAFEHTTDRVKEIVEATTPMAIDWDFVRENISSWVEKIELEIMPL, encoded by the coding sequence ATGAATTTCAAAAAATCATTAAAAATGATCACTGTAGCAGGACTAGCATTATCTAGTATCGCTTTACCAGGCTTTACATCAGTAGTAAATGCTCAAGAAACGAAGAATGTTGTTGTTTATTCAAACTCACTATCTGATAACCGCGAAGAATGGATTACTGAACGCGCTGAAGCGGCTGGCTTTACACTTGAGTTTGTGAGTGGTGGAGGTGGCGAGATTCTTAATCGTCTTTTAGCTGAAAAAAATGCCCCTCAAGCGGATGTAACTTTTGGTATGGATGAAGCAAGCTTTGCTCAACTTTCTGATGAACAAATGTTAATTGAGTTTATTCCAACATGGGTTGAAAATATTCCTGAAGAAGCAAACATTGGTAATGGACTCTATCATCCCTTAGTTGAACAACGTATTTTTATGATTTACAATCCAGAATATTTAACTGAAGATCAAGTTCCATCAAATTGGCAAGACTTAGCGGCTAATCCAGATTTAGCAGGTAAATATATGGTGCCAAATGAATTAGGTGGCGGAACTAATCAAAAAGCAGTAATGAGTGTATTGTTGCAATATCAAGATGCAAATGGTGAATATGGTATTTCTGATGAGGGATGGACACAAGTTTCAGATTACTTGAATAATGGCTATATGACACCTGAAGGTGAAGACGCTTGGCAAAACTTCGCAGATGGTAAAACCGTTATTACTTATACATCAACAAGTACATTACCGTTGATGGAAGAACAATATGGCTTTAACGGTGTCATTGTGAACCCTGAGCAAGGGGTTATCACTATGAGAGAACAAATTGGAATCTTAGACAAAGGTGCAGACCATGATTACACTGCGGCACAAGAATTTGTCGAATGGTTTGGAAGTGATGAAGTTCAAGCTGAATGGGCACCAGAATTCGGTTCACACCCAGTGAATACAGTCGCTTTTGAACACACGACGGATCGTGTTAAAGAGATTGTTGAAGCCACTACGCCGATGGCTATTGATTGGGATTTTGTTCGCGAAAATATTAGTTCATGGGTAGAAAAAATCGAATTAGAAATAATGCCTCTATAA
- a CDS encoding ABC transporter ATP-binding protein, protein MIEIKNLEIKYDDFVAIDDISLTIEEGEFFTLLGPSGCGKTTTLRSIAGFITPTKGEILIGDKNIIPIPVEQRGIGMVFQSYALFPTMTVYDNIAYGLKVDKLSKRDIDQRVHELAELVELNQNQLSKNVSALSGGQQQRVAIARSLAKNPKIVLFDEPLSNLDAKLRKQLRSELKRIQKETGMTAIYVTHDQEEALELSDHIAVFNNGKIDQIGTPEEIYNQSKTEFVCNFIGEANLIGKELMGQINEQLNHRQFDLTKKHYIREEKIRLWHPENNQEIITLTANVEDVQFYGKFLSYNLQLLDTKFKTIEKQDGSRPMVEMDELEIFIDPNDILAYEEGD, encoded by the coding sequence ATGATTGAAATTAAAAATTTAGAAATTAAATATGATGATTTTGTAGCCATTGATGATATTAGTCTTACGATAGAAGAGGGAGAATTTTTTACATTATTAGGCCCATCCGGATGTGGAAAAACCACGACTTTACGTTCAATTGCCGGGTTTATTACACCAACTAAAGGGGAAATATTAATCGGCGATAAAAATATCATACCTATCCCAGTGGAACAGAGAGGTATTGGGATGGTGTTTCAATCGTATGCTTTATTTCCGACAATGACTGTCTACGACAATATAGCCTATGGCTTAAAAGTTGATAAACTATCTAAAAGAGATATTGATCAAAGAGTTCATGAATTGGCAGAATTAGTTGAATTAAATCAGAATCAATTAAGCAAGAATGTCTCAGCCTTATCAGGGGGGCAACAACAAAGAGTGGCTATCGCTAGGTCATTAGCCAAAAACCCAAAAATTGTTCTCTTTGATGAACCATTGTCGAACTTAGATGCTAAATTAAGAAAACAACTCAGAAGTGAACTCAAACGTATTCAAAAAGAAACAGGTATGACGGCCATCTATGTTACCCACGACCAAGAAGAAGCGTTGGAATTATCTGATCATATTGCTGTTTTCAATAATGGGAAAATCGATCAAATAGGGACACCCGAAGAAATATATAATCAATCAAAAACGGAATTTGTATGTAATTTTATTGGTGAGGCAAATCTTATTGGTAAAGAGTTGATGGGGCAGATTAATGAACAACTCAATCACCGCCAATTTGATCTCACAAAAAAACATTATATTCGTGAAGAGAAGATTCGATTATGGCATCCGGAAAATAACCAAGAAATAATAACATTAACCGCTAACGTAGAAGATGTGCAGTTTTACGGCAAGTTCTTATCCTATAACCTTCAGTTACTAGATACTAAGTTCAAGACCATCGAAAAGCAGGATGGTAGTCGACCGATGGTTGAGATGGATGAACTTGAGATATTTATTGATCCGAATGATATTTTAGCGTATGAGGAGGGTGACTAA